The DNA segment TCAACAACTCCGATCCCGGTATCTCCGGTGGGGCGAACAATCGGCGGACACCCTCGATCGCGGTGTACAGGCCGACCACGATCAGCAGGGTCGCCTGACCGAGCGCGGCGATCACCTCGATCCGGCGGAAACCCCAGGTACGCTTCGCAGTCGGCGGGCGGAGCATCATGGTGGCGGCGATCAGCGCGACCAACAGCCCACTGGCATCGGCCAGCGCATGGGCGGTGTCGGTGAGCAGCGCCAAGCTACCGGTGATCACTGCACCGACCGCCTGGGCGAGGACGATCGTCGCGGTCAGGCCGAAGGCGATCGCCAGCTTCCGGCGAGCCCCCGGGGTCCGTGCCTCGGCCGATCCATGATCATGCCCGTGCGAATGTCCGGCGCCCATCAGGCATTCTCCAAACTGCTGCCGAACCCCTCCGGGTTGCGCTCACCGGTGCCGAGGTCCGCGGCGTCGAGTAGGTCGCTGTCGAGCTGATCGGCGTGGCCCGACGCGGTGCGGCCCGATGCGGTGTGGCGGCCCGACGCCCGATTCTCGGCGACGTCGCTCGACTGCAGGTGGCTGCACAACTGCAGCCGGGCGCCGGTGGGGGACAGGATCCGCTCGGCGGAACCGAACAATGCCTGCAGATCCTCGCTGTTGCTCAGTCGGTACATGGTCGCCCGCCCGGCAGGTCGGCTGGTGACCAGGCCGCAGTCCTTCAGGAACGCCAGGTGGGCGCTGATGGTCGACTGGGCCAGGCCGAGGTGTTCGACCAGATCCCGTACGCGGTGCCCACCCAGGGTCAGGTGTTGCACGATGGTCAACCTGGTGGGGTCGGAGAGTGCGCCGAAGAGGTGGGCATACACCGCCGTCGCGGCAGGATCAATGCGGAACACCGTCGGCTTATTCATCGTCACATGGCGATGATATCGCTGTTGAGCGAATCTTCAATGCCTGCGGGTCGAGCCCCGTTCCGCCCCGGCGTCCCAACGACCCGGGGCGATGCACCGTTCAGGCAGGAACCACCCGGATCAACTTCCGGTTGACGAACTCCCCGATGCCGTAGCGACCCAGCTCCCGGCCGAAACCGGAACGCTTGATCCCGCCGAAGATCAACTCCGCACCCTCGGCGCCGACGGCATTGACGAAGACCATCCCGGCGGCCAGCGCATCGGCCACCCGCAGTGCCTGGGCATCGTCGGTGGTGAAGACATAGGAGCCCAGGCCATAGGGGGTGTCATTGGCCAGAGCAACCGCCTCCTCCTCCGACGACACCTTGAACAGCATCGCCACCGGCCCGAAGAACTCCTCGGTGTAGGCATCCTGCTCCGGTGTCACGCCGGTCAGCACCGTCGGCGGGAAGAAGTTCCCCTGGGCCCTGCCGTCACCACTGATCTGTGCGCCCTGGTCGACCGCCCGGTCGACCTGCTCCTGCAGGCGCTGGGTCGCTGCGGCCGACGACAGCGGGCCGAGCTCGGTCTCCGGGGAGGTCGGATCGCCCGGGGTGACCGCGGTGAACTTCTCGGTGAACTTCGCGGCGAAGTCGTCGTAGAGGTCCTCGGCGACGATGAACCGCTTGGCGGCATTGCAGGCCTGGCCGCTGTTGTCCAGACGTGCGGCCATACCCGCCTCGACCGCGGCATCGAGATCGTCGGTCGAGAGCAGGATGAACGGATCCGAACCGCCCAGTTCCAGCACCACCTTCTTCAGATTGCGGCCGGCGACCTCGGCCACGGCGGCTCCCGCCCGGGCCGATCCGGTCACCGAGACCGCCTCCACCCGAGGATCGGCGATCACCTCCGCGATCTGGTCATTGGTGGCGAAGATGTTGGTGTAGACCCCGGCGGGAAGGCCGGCGTCGTCGAAGATCTCCTGCAGCGCCGTCGCCGATTTCGGGCACTGCGGTGCGTGCTTGAGCAGGATCGCATTACCGGCCACCAGGTTGGGCCCGGCGAAACGGGCGACCTGGTAGTACGGGAAGTTCCACGGCATGATCCCCAGCAGGACGCCGAAAGGAGCTTGGCGGATGATGGCCGAACCCTCACCCTCCAGCAGCTTCACCGGCTCGTCGGCCAGGAACTCCGGTCCGTTCTCGGCGTAGTACTCATGGATCGCCACGCAGAAGTCGACCTCCCCGAGCGCCTGCTCGAGCGGTTTGCCCATCTCCTCGACGATGATCGCCGCCAGCTCGTCGCGTCGCTCGGTGTGCAACTCGGCGACCCGGGCGATCACCTTGGCGCGCTCGGCCACCGGCGTTCTCGCCCACTCCTTCTGCGCGGCGGCAGCGCCGGCAATGGCGTCGGCGAGCTCGCTGTCGGTGATGGTCGGATACTCGGCGACGGTCTCGCCGGTTGCCGGGTTGATCACTGCGTAGTCGGACATTTCCAGCCTCCTGATTGGGCCCCGATGACTCGGCAGTGCGGCGGACAGGGAGTGGCTCCGCGCCGTCGAGTCCATCGTTCCACATCGGGTCCGCCTGCGTCCGGTCGGCGGCGACCGTCCTCCCGGCAGGCGGCGCTCGGTGTCTAGGCTGGAGCGGTGGATCGGGAGCAGGCTACGGACGAGGTCATTCGGTACGCCGCGATCGGCGACAGCTTCACCGAGGGGATCGGTGACGAGGGACCCGAGGGGCCGGTCGGCTGGGCCGACCGGGTGGCCGCCCGATTGGCCGATGACCATGACCTGCTCTACGCCAACTTCGCGGTCCGGGGCCGCCGCCTGGATGCGGTGATCGATGAGCAGGTGCCGGCCGCGCTCTCCTTGGACCCGCCGCCGACCATGATCACCTTCTGTGCCGGCGGCAATGACCTGCTGCGCCCACGGTTCACCCCTGAGCAGGCGGCAGCCCGGGTGGAGGAGGTCGTGGTGAGGTTCCGCCGAGCGGGTGTGCAGGTGGTCCTGGTGAGCAGCGCCGACCCCTCGGGCGGACTGCCGATGGGCCGCCTGGTACGGGCCCGCGGTGATCACTACGCGCGGCTGATCGGTGACCTCGCCGCCCGGCAGCGGGTGAAGTTCGTCGACATCTCCCACGACCTCGAGACCGCGCGGGCGCAGTACTGGTCGGCGGATCGGTTGCACCTGAACAGCGACGGGCACCGGCGGGTTGCCGCACTCGTCCTGCGCGGACTCGGGATCGACCCCGATGTCGAGCCGTCGGTGGCAGCACCTCGGCGCCGCGGAAGCACCCTCAGTTTCACCCGCCGACACTTCGCGCCCTGGGTGTGGCGGCGGGTCCGGGGTCGGTCGTCCGGTGACGGCCGGCAGGGCAAGCGGGTGCAGTGGAGCCGTCCGGGCGCCGTCCTCGGGCCGAGGGAGTCCTCGGTCTGAGATCGGGCGGGTCGGTGGTGTCGTCGAGCGGCGTCACCGATCGCGTGATCCGCGCCCACTGATCCGGTCGTCCGGCTCACTGACAGGCCGCTGGCAACGGGACAGCCCCGACCCGCCCGGGAACGCCGAACGCCGCCCCGATCCCGGAGCGGCGTTCGCGGACCTCAGCGGCCGCGCATTCCCTGGCGCATACCCTTCATCGACGTGGGTACGGGACCCTTCGGCATCGGCAGCTTGGGTCGGATGCTGTCCAGGGCCTTCAACCGCGAGCGGACCTCGGCGACCTCGTGCGACTGCAGCTTCTTCGGCAGCTTCTTGATGTGATCGGCCAGCTTGTCCAGCGGCACCAGGCCTTCGCGCTCACCCATCACGACGGTGGTCACCGGCACCTCGTAGGCGATCTTCTGGTGCTTCTTCGCCTCGCTGGCCAGCAACTGCCGTACCCGTCCCGGTTCGCCCTCACCGATCAGCACGATTCCGGCCGGTCCGACGGTACGGTGCACCGCATCCATCTGCCTGTTGGCGGCGATCGCCGGGGTGGACAGCCACTTCTTCTTGGGCAGCATCGACAACGCGACCTCGGCCGAACCGGTCTGCCCGGCATAGCGCTTGAAGGTGGCCTTCTTGGTCTGGTTGACCAGGACGAACATCGCCAGCGGCAGACCGACGAACAGCCCGAGCAGGCCCAGCCACAGCATCTGGTCGACGAACCAGCCGATCAGCAGACCGATCACGATCGGCAGTACAAAGGCCCCGAGCAGCATCCAGGGCAGCGCCGGCTGGTACTCCTTGGTGACCTTGTAGGCCTCCTTGATCTGCCGGAACGTGCCCATGTCGGCAGGGTTGTTCGACTTCCGGCGGCGCTCCTTCGCGGCCTTGCGAGCCGCCTTCTGCTGGTTCTCCAGCTCTTTGGCGCGCTGCTTGGCCTCGTTCACGGCCTGCCGGACCTCGGCGCGGCTCTTCTTCTGCGGCTGGGTGCTGCTCACGGTCTCAGTCGATCTCTCGGTGTTTCAGGACTTCTCAGTCGGTGCGGGAATCCATCGCCTGACGGTACAGCCGACCGGCCCGGTACGACGAACGCACCAGCGGGCCGCTCATCACCCCGGAGTAGCCGATCTCGGTGGCCTCGGCAGCCATCTCGTCGAACTCCTGGGGCTCCACCCAACGCTCGATCGGGTGGTGGCGCGGGGAGGGGCGCAGGTACTGGGTGATGGTGATGATCTCGGCCCCGGCGGCGTGCAGATCCTGCAGTGCCTCGGTGACCTCCTGGCGGGTCTCACCCATGCCCAGGATCAGGTTGGTCTTGGTGACCAGGCCGAACTCGCGGCTCCAGCGCAGCACGTCCAGCGAACGCTCGTAGCGGAAACCGGGCCGGATCCGCTTGAAGATCCGGGGGACGGTCTCCACATTGTGGGCGAAGACCTCCGGCCGGGTCTCGAAGATCTGGGTCAGGTAGTCCCGGTTGCCGGAGAAGTCGGGGGCGAGCATCTCCACCCCCACACCGGGGTTGAGTTCGTGGATCTTCCGGATGGTCTCGGCGTAGAGCCATGCACCCTCGTCGGGCAGGTCGTCACGGCAGACGCCGGTCACCGTGGCGTAGCGCAGTCCCATCTTCTGCACCGACTCGGCCACCCGTACCGGTTCCCCGGAGTCGAAGTCGGCCGGTTTGCCGGTGTCGATCTGGCAGAAGTCGCAGCGCCGGGTGCACTGGTCCCCGCCGATCAGGAAGGTCGCCTCGCGATCCTCCCAACACTCGAAGATGTTCGGGCAACCGGCGGACTGGCAGACCGTGTGCAGGTCCTCGTCCTTCACCAGGTTGGTGAGCTCGCGGTACTCCGGACCCATCTTCGCGGTGGTCTTGATCCACGACGGTTTCTTCTCGATGGGGACCTGGGAGTTCCGCACTTCGAGGCGGAGCAGCTTGCGTCCTTGCGGGAGGGTCGTCACCGAAGGAAGTCTACCGGGCTTGCCGAAGCGATGTGTCCGGCCCATGATCCGGGTGCGTGCAGGCTGCTGTGCCGCCGGCCGGTGAGCCCGGAATCGTGCGTTCGCGTGCAGCAGACGCGGGGGAGTGTCGTGCTCAGCCGACGGCGTGGGCGGTGTCGGTCCGGACGGCTCCGGCTGGGTCGTGTTCGGCGAAGGCGAGGGCGGTACGCAGGTGGGTGGTCAGCAACGGTGCCACCTCGGCCACCTCCACCGGGCGCCGCAGTTCCTGGCCGATCGAGGTCACCGCGGCGTCGGAGATGCCGCAGGGGATCATGTTCGCGAACCATCGCATGTCCGGGTCGACGTTGATCGCCAACCCGTGCATGGTCGTGTTCGCGGCGACCCGGATGCCGACCTGGCCGAGCTTGCGGTCCGGGCCGATGCCGTCACCGAGGATCCAGACCCCCGATCGCCCCTCCACCCGGGTGGCGTCGAGGTCGAGGTCGGCGAGGGTGTCCAGCATCGCCTGCTCCAGCCGGCGGACGTAGTCGACGACCCGTACCGATTCGTTGAGCCGGACGATCGGGTACGCGACCAGCTGGCCCGGGCCGTGCCAGGTGATCTTGCCACCGCGATCGACGTCGATCACCGGCGTACCGTCGAACGGCAGGTCCTGGGGCTGGGTGCGCTTGCCGGCGGTGTAGACCGAGGGATGCTGTACCAGCAGGACCGTGGGGCCCCGCTCACCGGCGGCGACCTGGGCGTGGATCTCGCGTTGGAGTTGCCAGGCCGACTGGTAGTCGGTCAGTTCACCGCGCTCGATGCCCAGATCGGGAAACTCCAGTGTCATGGCCCTCAGCCTACGCCTTGGCTCCGACCGCCGGATCGGGGCTCAGTCGGTTGCCCGTGACCGGATCGGGGTTCAGTCGGTTGCCCGTGACCGGAGCAGGCGGTCGAGGGTGTCGCGGATCAGTTCCTGCCCGCCATCCTCGGCCAGATCGGGCAGGTTCCCACTCACCGCCAAGGTGGCCAGGCCGTGGGCCAGACTCCAGGCGGCGAGCAGCGCGGGTTCGGTGGTCGGGCGGGGGCGCGCGTCATCGGGAGGGGGCTGCCCGGCCCCGGGGGTACGGGGTGATGTCGGGCCGAACTCCGCGGACTCCTCGGCTGCCCGGATCAGGGCATCGGCCAGGGCGTTCTGGGCGGCCTGCAGGGCCGGGTCGTCGGCGTCGACCAGCTGGGGCGCGAACATCACCTGGAAATGTGCCGGGTGGCTCAGGGCGAAATTGACGTAGGCGATACCGCTCTGCAGCAGGTCCGGCGCTTCGTCCAGTGCGGTGGTGAGCTCGTGGTGTCCCTGGACGGCGAGCGCTGTGAGCAGACCGCGGCGGCCTCCGAAATGATGCCTGGCGGCGGCGTGGGTGACGTCGAGATCGCGTGCGAGTGCGCGCAGGTTGAGGCTGTCCATGCCATTGGCGGTGATCGCCGCGGCTGCGGCGCTCAGGAAGGCGCCGCGCAGATCCTCGTGGTGATAGGGCACGGCCGGAACTTACCACCGGAAAGTTCTTCGGGAAAGGCTCCTGCGGAACTGTCTTTCCAGTGGTAACTTTCCAATGGAAAGCGGCGTCTGTCGCACGAGACCCAAAGGAGTGACCATGTCCTCAGCACTCGCCATCACCGCCGGAGCGGTCCTGCTGACCGTGATCGGAATCGCCTACGGCGGCACCTTCCTGCTGCAGGTCGGCGCAGGGAAGGTGGGCACCAACGATTTGCAGAAGAAGTTCTTCCGGGCCGGACATGCCCACGCCGGGGTGTTGGTGATCCTCGGTCTGGTGGTCGAGTTGTACCTCGACCTGGCCCGCGTGGCGCCCCTGTGGCGGGGGTTGGGGGCAGGGGTCCTGTACTCGGCGATCCTGATCCCGGCCGGCTTCTTCCTGTCCGTGCTCGGTCGTGATCCAGCCCGCCCGGGGCGGTTGATGATCCTGCTCTGGCTCGGTGTGGCCTCGCTGGTGATCGGCCTGGTGTCGGCAGCGATCGGACTGATCACCGTGGGGGTCTCGGCATGATCGGGGTGTTCGCGACCGGTCTGCTCGGGGCCATGGCGATCGTGATCACCGGATTCGTGGCCTGCACCGAGTTCGGTTCCTACGCCTTCGTCCACCCGGTGCTTCGTCGGCTGCCGGAGAAGCAGTGGCTGCAGGTGGAGCAGGGTTTGCTCGGTACCTTCGGCAAGGTGATGCCGATCGGGATGATCATCTCGGTGATCCTGGCGATCGTGCTGCTGGTCGACGCCTGGGGCGGTCCGGTGCTGGGGGTGGTGATGACCGGTCTGGCCACCATCTGCTTCGTGGTCACGGTGCTCTGCACCGTACGGGTGAACGTACCGATCAATCTGGCCACCGCGCGGATCCCGATGGACCGTCCGCCGGCCGACTGGCGGGCAATGCGCGCCAGATGGGAAGTCTTCCAAGCGCTTCGTTCCTGGTTGATGCTCGGCGGCTTCGCCGCCATCACGGTGGCCGTGGTATCTGCCTGAGGAACCGGGGAGCCCGGCCACGACCGGGACCGGGGGAGTCGCGGCGTCGGCTCGCAGCGCCTCTCACAAGGGACCCGGCTGGCAATCGCGTCTATAGTGGTCTGCGATGTCCAGCCCTTCCTCGCGCCGCCGTGGTGGCACCGTCGTACTGCTCCTCGGACTGGCGCTGGCTGCGCTGTTGCTCGGACACGAGTTCCTGCCCGAGGAGGCCGGGATCGCCCTGGCCGTGGAGAGCGCATTGCCTTGGGTGTGGGTACTGATCGCGATCCTGCTGCTGGTGGCTCTGGTCCGCCGCTCGGTGCTGAGCGTGATCGGCTTCGTCGTCCCGGCTCTGGTCTGGGGCCTGATGTTCGGTCCGAGCCTGCGTCCCCAGGCGGGCGGGGAGCCGGATCTGCTGGTGGCCACCCAGAATGTCGGTGCCCGACTGCCGCAGCCGACGGCCACGGCCGAGGAACTGATCGCCACCGGTGCCGATCTGATCGCGGTGCAGGAGATCGATTCCCTGTCCGGGGAGATCATCGTCGAGCGCCTGGATCAGGAGTACGCCTACTCCTCGACAGTCGGCACCGTCGGTCTCTGGTCCGACCTGCCGTTCGAGGTGGATCGAGACGCCGGCCTGGAAAGCCCCAATTCACGTTCCCTGGTCGCCGATGTGCAGACCGACCTGGGTCCGGTACGGGTGCACGTGGTGCACCTGCCCTCGGTCCGCCCCGGTGCCGAGGAGCGGCGCAACACCGCACTGTCCGAGCTCGCCGACGACATCGAGTCCGAGGATGCCGAGCGGGTCATCGTGGTGGGTGACCTGAACACCGCGACCACCGATCGCCGCTTCGACCTGCTGTCCGATCAGCTCACCGACACCCGGGTCGCCGTCGGCGGCGGCTTCGGATTCACCTGGCCGGCGATCTTCCCCCTCACCCGGCCCGATCACGTGCTGGTGAAGGGTCTCGAACCGGTCAGCGACCAGGTTCTCGATCGCGGGACCAGTGACCACCGCGCGGTGGTCGCAGGGCTCAGCTCCGACGAGGGCTGAGGGCGCCGACACGCAGGACGCCGCCGTACCCCAGACACAGGTACGGCGGCGCAGCGACTCGCCGATCAGACCGCGGCGGCCAGCTTGTTCAGTGAGTCGTCGAGCTGCTCGGCACTGACCAAGGGAAACAGTGGGGTCAGCTTCGGATCGGTCACCGCCGACCAGTCGTAGGTCAGTCGCACGGTGGTCGCATCCGGGCCGTCGGCCTCCAGCTCCCACAGCCACTCCCAGCCGGGCGGTTCGGTACCGGCAGGTGCGGTCTTCCAGGCCAGCAGCTTGTTCTTCGCGTACCCGGACACGTGGTTGTCGGTCTTGTAGTCACCGCCCATGTGATCACCGCTCATGTTG comes from the Naumannella halotolerans genome and includes:
- a CDS encoding DUF4191 domain-containing protein, coding for MNEAKQRAKELENQQKAARKAAKERRRKSNNPADMGTFRQIKEAYKVTKEYQPALPWMLLGAFVLPIVIGLLIGWFVDQMLWLGLLGLFVGLPLAMFVLVNQTKKATFKRYAGQTGSAEVALSMLPKKKWLSTPAIAANRQMDAVHRTVGPAGIVLIGEGEPGRVRQLLASEAKKHQKIAYEVPVTTVVMGEREGLVPLDKLADHIKKLPKKLQSHEVAEVRSRLKALDSIRPKLPMPKGPVPTSMKGMRQGMRGR
- a CDS encoding endonuclease/exonuclease/phosphatase family protein: MSSPSSRRRGGTVVLLLGLALAALLLGHEFLPEEAGIALAVESALPWVWVLIAILLLVALVRRSVLSVIGFVVPALVWGLMFGPSLRPQAGGEPDLLVATQNVGARLPQPTATAEELIATGADLIAVQEIDSLSGEIIVERLDQEYAYSSTVGTVGLWSDLPFEVDRDAGLESPNSRSLVADVQTDLGPVRVHVVHLPSVRPGAEERRNTALSELADDIESEDAERVIVVGDLNTATTDRRFDLLSDQLTDTRVAVGGGFGFTWPAIFPLTRPDHVLVKGLEPVSDQVLDRGTSDHRAVVAGLSSDEG
- the lipB gene encoding lipoyl(octanoyl) transferase LipB; this translates as MTLEFPDLGIERGELTDYQSAWQLQREIHAQVAAGERGPTVLLVQHPSVYTAGKRTQPQDLPFDGTPVIDVDRGGKITWHGPGQLVAYPIVRLNESVRVVDYVRRLEQAMLDTLADLDLDATRVEGRSGVWILGDGIGPDRKLGQVGIRVAANTTMHGLAINVDPDMRWFANMIPCGISDAAVTSIGQELRRPVEVAEVAPLLTTHLRTALAFAEHDPAGAVRTDTAHAVG
- a CDS encoding SGNH/GDSL hydrolase family protein, producing MDREQATDEVIRYAAIGDSFTEGIGDEGPEGPVGWADRVAARLADDHDLLYANFAVRGRRLDAVIDEQVPAALSLDPPPTMITFCAGGNDLLRPRFTPEQAAARVEEVVVRFRRAGVQVVLVSSADPSGGLPMGRLVRARGDHYARLIGDLAARQRVKFVDISHDLETARAQYWSADRLHLNSDGHRRVAALVLRGLGIDPDVEPSVAAPRRRGSTLSFTRRHFAPWVWRRVRGRSSGDGRQGKRVQWSRPGAVLGPRESSV
- a CDS encoding NAD-dependent succinate-semialdehyde dehydrogenase; the encoded protein is MSDYAVINPATGETVAEYPTITDSELADAIAGAAAAQKEWARTPVAERAKVIARVAELHTERRDELAAIIVEEMGKPLEQALGEVDFCVAIHEYYAENGPEFLADEPVKLLEGEGSAIIRQAPFGVLLGIMPWNFPYYQVARFAGPNLVAGNAILLKHAPQCPKSATALQEIFDDAGLPAGVYTNIFATNDQIAEVIADPRVEAVSVTGSARAGAAVAEVAGRNLKKVVLELGGSDPFILLSTDDLDAAVEAGMAARLDNSGQACNAAKRFIVAEDLYDDFAAKFTEKFTAVTPGDPTSPETELGPLSSAAATQRLQEQVDRAVDQGAQISGDGRAQGNFFPPTVLTGVTPEQDAYTEEFFGPVAMLFKVSSEEEAVALANDTPYGLGSYVFTTDDAQALRVADALAAGMVFVNAVGAEGAELIFGGIKRSGFGRELGRYGIGEFVNRKLIRVVPA
- a CDS encoding polyketide cyclase; this encodes MSDDKKITVERSIDAPTDALFDILSNPERHLELDGSGFIVSLEHGDRISEVGQVFTFNMSGDHMGGDYKTDNHVSGYAKNKLLAWKTAPAGTEPPGWEWLWELEADGPDATTVRLTYDWSAVTDPKLTPLFPLVSAEQLDDSLNKLAAAV
- a CDS encoding ArsR/SmtB family transcription factor, with amino-acid sequence MNKPTVFRIDPAATAVYAHLFGALSDPTRLTIVQHLTLGGHRVRDLVEHLGLAQSTISAHLAFLKDCGLVTSRPAGRATMYRLSNSEDLQALFGSAERILSPTGARLQLCSHLQSSDVAENRASGRHTASGRTASGHADQLDSDLLDAADLGTGERNPEGFGSSLENA
- a CDS encoding TetR/AcrR family transcriptional regulator, producing MPYHHEDLRGAFLSAAAAAITANGMDSLNLRALARDLDVTHAAARHHFGGRRGLLTALAVQGHHELTTALDEAPDLLQSGIAYVNFALSHPAHFQVMFAPQLVDADDPALQAAQNALADALIRAAEESAEFGPTSPRTPGAGQPPPDDARPRPTTEPALLAAWSLAHGLATLAVSGNLPDLAEDGGQELIRDTLDRLLRSRATD
- the lipA gene encoding lipoyl synthase; translated protein: MGRTHRFGKPGRLPSVTTLPQGRKLLRLEVRNSQVPIEKKPSWIKTTAKMGPEYRELTNLVKDEDLHTVCQSAGCPNIFECWEDREATFLIGGDQCTRRCDFCQIDTGKPADFDSGEPVRVAESVQKMGLRYATVTGVCRDDLPDEGAWLYAETIRKIHELNPGVGVEMLAPDFSGNRDYLTQIFETRPEVFAHNVETVPRIFKRIRPGFRYERSLDVLRWSREFGLVTKTNLILGMGETRQEVTEALQDLHAAGAEIITITQYLRPSPRHHPIERWVEPQEFDEMAAEATEIGYSGVMSGPLVRSSYRAGRLYRQAMDSRTD
- a CDS encoding DUF1772 domain-containing protein, whose amino-acid sequence is MIGVFATGLLGAMAIVITGFVACTEFGSYAFVHPVLRRLPEKQWLQVEQGLLGTFGKVMPIGMIISVILAIVLLVDAWGGPVLGVVMTGLATICFVVTVLCTVRVNVPINLATARIPMDRPPADWRAMRARWEVFQALRSWLMLGGFAAITVAVVSA